A genomic window from Candidatus Andeanibacterium colombiense includes:
- a CDS encoding glycine C-acetyltransferase: protein MTASFLGRVGRELADIDARSLTKVERLLLTPQGADVSVRSGNGSEKLLNFCANNYLGLADNPAIMRAAFEAGGKYGFGMASVRFICGTLDLHRQLEAAIADYLGCDDAITFAACFDANGAVFEPLLGEQDAIVSDSLNHASIIDGVRLSKARRYRFANGDMDALETQLRKARDEGARDILVVTDGVFSMDGYLADLTTIRALADRFEAMVMVDDCHSTGVLGVEGAGTPSHFGLHGKIDILTGTLGKALGGGMGGYIAARQPVIDLLRQRARPYLFSNALAPMLAGGSLRAIELARAGDPLRQRLRENAGRFRTGLAAAGFTLLPGEHPIIPVMTGDAALASQLAAKLHQLGIYVTPFSYPVVPESKARIRTQMSAAHTHEQIDKAIAAFAEAGRETGVIS from the coding sequence ATGACCGCCTCGTTCCTGGGCCGCGTCGGCCGCGAACTGGCCGACATCGATGCGCGTTCGCTGACCAAGGTCGAACGGCTGCTGCTGACCCCGCAAGGCGCCGATGTCTCGGTCCGGAGCGGCAACGGCAGCGAGAAGCTGCTCAATTTCTGCGCCAACAACTATCTCGGCCTCGCCGACAATCCCGCGATCATGCGCGCGGCCTTCGAGGCGGGCGGCAAGTACGGCTTCGGTATGGCTTCGGTGCGCTTCATCTGCGGCACGCTCGACCTTCATCGCCAGCTCGAGGCCGCGATCGCGGACTACCTTGGCTGCGACGATGCGATCACCTTCGCCGCCTGCTTCGATGCCAACGGCGCGGTGTTCGAGCCGCTGCTGGGCGAGCAGGACGCGATCGTTTCCGACAGCCTCAACCACGCGTCGATCATCGATGGCGTGCGCCTGTCGAAAGCCCGCCGCTACCGCTTCGCCAATGGCGACATGGACGCGCTCGAAACCCAGCTCCGCAAGGCCCGCGATGAGGGTGCGCGTGACATTCTGGTGGTGACCGACGGGGTGTTCTCGATGGATGGCTACCTCGCCGATTTAACGACGATCCGCGCGCTGGCGGACCGCTTCGAAGCGATGGTGATGGTCGACGATTGCCACTCGACCGGCGTGCTCGGTGTCGAAGGGGCCGGCACCCCGAGCCATTTCGGGCTGCACGGCAAGATCGACATCCTCACCGGCACGCTCGGCAAGGCGCTCGGCGGCGGGATGGGCGGCTATATCGCGGCGAGGCAGCCGGTGATCGACCTGCTGCGCCAGCGTGCGCGGCCCTACCTGTTCTCGAACGCGCTCGCGCCGATGCTGGCGGGCGGATCGCTGCGGGCAATCGAACTTGCCCGTGCCGGCGATCCCCTGCGCCAGCGGCTGCGCGAAAATGCCGGGCGGTTCCGCACGGGGCTTGCGGCCGCCGGCTTCACGCTGTTGCCGGGCGAGCATCCGATCATCCCGGTGATGACCGGCGACGCGGCGCTGGCGAGCCAACTCGCTGCAAAGCTCCACCAGCTCGGGATCTACGTGACCCCGTTCAGCTATCCGGTGGTGCCCGAAAGCAAGGCGCGCATCCGCACGCAGATGAGCGCCGCCCACACCCATGAACAGATCGACAAAGCAATCGCAGCCTTCGCCGAAGCCGGGCGCGAGACGGGAGTGATTTCATGA
- a CDS encoding sigma-70 family RNA polymerase sigma factor codes for MSSAPNRLETSLLEPSEPDRSALLRTLVEVRADLVHFLARRLTCRSTAEDIAQDVFLRLSSLPVAARHPRALIFRTASNLAFNHRRDEKRQAEIRATMIAPAESAVEERTPEREAIALDLLRRLARELAHWPERTREVFILNRYDGLNQREIAERLHLSSTSIERHMARAIRNIAALAAKGGW; via the coding sequence ATGTCGAGCGCGCCAAACCGTCTCGAGACCTCCCTTCTCGAGCCGTCCGAGCCGGACCGGAGTGCCTTGCTGCGCACGCTGGTGGAAGTGCGCGCGGATCTGGTCCATTTCCTCGCCCGTCGGCTCACCTGCCGCTCGACCGCCGAGGACATCGCGCAGGACGTGTTCCTTCGCCTGTCTTCGTTGCCGGTCGCCGCCCGGCATCCGCGGGCGCTGATCTTTCGCACCGCCTCCAACCTCGCGTTCAACCACCGCCGCGACGAGAAGCGCCAAGCCGAAATCCGCGCGACGATGATCGCGCCTGCCGAAAGCGCGGTTGAGGAACGCACTCCCGAGCGCGAGGCGATCGCACTCGACCTGCTGCGCCGGCTCGCACGCGAACTGGCCCACTGGCCCGAACGGACCCGCGAGGTGTTCATCCTCAACCGCTACGATGGCCTCAACCAGCGCGAGATCGCGGAGCGCCTGCACCTGTCCTCGACCTCGATCGAACGCCACATGGCGCGCGCGATCCGCAACATCGCGGCGTTGGCGGCGAAGGGCGGATGGTGA
- the gcvT gene encoding glycine cleavage system aminomethyltransferase GcvT, which yields MPETDAIVDADSVGEPAELPLDGWHRARGARMVPFAGYAMPLQYAGPHGGIIAEHDWTRTSASLFDVSHMGQILIEGEGATAALERLLPADLAALKLGHIRYSLLLDEHGGIRDDLLVTKLTAGVDRFSLVVNGATKADDFDYLRADLPRTVSLTMLQGVALLALQGPAAAAVLGDMIPGISPKLGFMRSVMRDWRGYRLNIGRSGYTGEDGFEISLSVAGAAAFADALLADERVRPAGLGARDSLRLEAGLPLYGHDLDRTTDPVSAGLAFAISKRRRAEGGYPGVARISQALAEGPARRLVGLLVEGRMPAREGAPVFAGPVAVGRATSGAFSPTLGRPIALANVESAHCAPGTFLELEVRGRRLAAEVVPLPFVPHRYHRAGASA from the coding sequence GTGCCGGAAACAGACGCGATCGTTGACGCCGATTCGGTCGGCGAGCCGGCCGAACTCCCGCTCGATGGGTGGCACCGCGCGCGGGGCGCCCGGATGGTGCCCTTCGCCGGCTATGCAATGCCGCTGCAATACGCCGGTCCGCACGGGGGTATCATTGCCGAACACGACTGGACCCGCACCAGCGCCTCGCTGTTCGACGTCAGCCATATGGGCCAGATCCTGATCGAGGGCGAAGGCGCGACCGCCGCGCTCGAACGGCTGCTGCCGGCGGATCTCGCCGCGCTTAAGCTCGGCCATATTCGCTATTCGCTGCTGCTCGACGAGCACGGCGGCATTCGCGACGATCTGCTGGTGACCAAGCTCACCGCCGGGGTCGACCGCTTTTCGCTGGTGGTCAACGGCGCGACCAAGGCGGACGATTTCGATTATCTGCGGGCAGACCTGCCCAGGACCGTCAGCCTGACGATGCTGCAGGGTGTCGCGCTGCTGGCGCTGCAGGGGCCGGCCGCCGCCGCGGTGCTGGGGGACATGATCCCGGGAATCTCGCCGAAACTCGGTTTCATGCGTTCGGTGATGCGCGACTGGCGCGGCTATCGGCTCAATATCGGGCGTTCCGGCTATACCGGTGAGGACGGGTTCGAGATTTCGCTGTCGGTCGCGGGCGCGGCGGCGTTCGCCGATGCGCTGCTGGCGGACGAGCGGGTAAGGCCTGCCGGGCTCGGCGCGCGGGATTCGCTGCGGCTAGAAGCGGGGTTGCCGCTCTACGGGCACGACCTCGATCGCACCACCGACCCGGTTTCGGCCGGCCTGGCCTTCGCGATCTCGAAGCGCCGGCGCGCCGAGGGGGGGTATCCGGGTGTGGCACGCATCTCGCAGGCGCTGGCCGAAGGGCCGGCGCGGCGGCTGGTCGGCTTGCTGGTCGAAGGCCGGATGCCCGCACGCGAAGGCGCCCCGGTGTTCGCCGGGCCCGTCGCGGTCGGCCGGGCCACCTCTGGCGCATTCTCTCCCACACTCGGGCGGCCGATCGCGCTGGCCAATGTCGAAAGCGCGCACTGCGCTCCCGGCACATTTCTCGAGCTGGAAGTGCGCGGCCGGCGGCTGGCCGCCGAAGTCGTGCCGCTGCCCTTCGTCCCCCACCGCTATCACCGCGCAGGAGCAAGTGCATGA
- the gcvPA gene encoding aminomethyl-transferring glycine dehydrogenase subunit GcvPA — protein sequence MRYLPLTDADRTAMLARIGAPSIDALFADVPAEVRLDGPIRGLPNHAGELAVERHMARLSARNLPAGEVPFFLGAGAYRHHVPASVDHLIQRGEFLTSYTPYQPEIAQGTLQVLFEFQTQVARLYGCEIANASMYDGSTACWEALCMARRITRRSKAVLSEGLHPHYVSTIETMAGFHGDRIVYNPPMLVPNTDAGTLISAIDEDTSCVVVQYPDILGRLPDLARIAEAAQAKGALLIAVVTEPVALGAIASPGELGADIVVGEGQSLGVGLQFGGPYLGLFATREKYVRQMPGRLCGETVDTEGRRGFVLTLSTREQHIRREKATSNICTNSALCALAFSVHMTLLGEKGLRALAAQNHRLACVAADRLKAIPGVRLLNESFFNEFTLLLDADARQAVRRLSERGVLAGVALGRLYPGRAELSGGLLVAVTETASEDDIETLARQLEEELA from the coding sequence ATGCGCTATCTCCCCCTCACCGACGCGGATCGCACCGCGATGCTCGCGCGGATCGGCGCGCCTTCGATCGACGCGTTGTTCGCCGACGTTCCGGCCGAAGTCCGCCTCGACGGGCCGATCCGCGGCCTGCCGAACCACGCCGGCGAACTTGCGGTCGAACGGCACATGGCGCGCCTGTCCGCACGCAATCTGCCGGCCGGCGAGGTGCCGTTCTTCCTTGGGGCGGGCGCCTATCGCCACCATGTCCCCGCCAGCGTCGATCATTTGATCCAGCGCGGCGAGTTTCTCACTTCCTACACGCCCTATCAGCCAGAGATTGCCCAGGGTACGCTGCAGGTACTGTTCGAATTCCAGACGCAGGTCGCGCGGCTCTATGGCTGTGAGATCGCCAATGCCTCGATGTACGACGGCTCGACTGCGTGCTGGGAAGCTTTGTGCATGGCGCGGCGGATCACCCGGCGGAGCAAGGCGGTGTTGTCCGAGGGTTTGCACCCGCATTACGTGTCGACGATCGAGACGATGGCAGGCTTTCACGGCGACCGGATCGTCTACAACCCGCCGATGCTGGTGCCGAACACCGACGCCGGAACGCTGATCTCGGCGATCGACGAAGACACCAGCTGCGTGGTGGTCCAGTATCCGGACATCCTCGGCCGCCTGCCCGATCTGGCGCGCATCGCGGAAGCGGCGCAGGCGAAGGGCGCTCTGCTGATCGCGGTGGTCACCGAGCCGGTCGCATTGGGCGCGATCGCGAGCCCGGGGGAACTCGGCGCAGACATCGTGGTCGGCGAGGGGCAGTCGCTTGGCGTCGGGCTCCAGTTCGGCGGGCCTTATCTGGGCCTGTTTGCGACGCGCGAGAAATACGTCCGCCAGATGCCAGGACGGCTGTGCGGTGAGACGGTCGACACCGAAGGCCGGCGCGGCTTCGTGCTGACGCTCTCGACCCGCGAGCAGCATATCCGGCGCGAGAAAGCCACCAGCAACATCTGCACCAACTCGGCGCTCTGCGCGCTGGCTTTCTCGGTCCATATGACGCTGCTCGGCGAGAAGGGGCTGCGCGCGCTTGCGGCGCAGAACCACCGCCTGGCTTGCGTGGCAGCCGATCGGCTCAAGGCGATCCCCGGCGTCAGGTTGCTCAATGAGAGCTTCTTCAACGAATTCACGCTGCTACTCGATGCCGACGCCCGCCAGGCCGTGCGCCGCCTGTCCGAGCGCGGCGTGCTCGCGGGTGTCGCGCTAGGGCGGCTTTATCCGGGGCGCGCCGAGCTCTCCGGCGGGCTGCTGGTCGCGGTGACCGAGACCGCGAGCGAAGACGATATCGAAACCCTTGCCCGCCAGCTGGAGGAAGAGCTCGCATGA
- the gcvPB gene encoding aminomethyl-transferring glycine dehydrogenase subunit GcvPB: MNLNPSGWRPAAVAPSSVTAAGTLTGNRALQLEEKLIFEIGDGETCGVDFPEMEAAPESRLGVFARSAPIGLAGLSEPETVRHYTRLSRQNYAIDCGIFPLGSCTMKHNPRLNEKVARMPGFAEVHPLQPQETVQGALAVIHELAEWLIALTGMHGVAMTPKAGAHGELCGILCIRAALEARGDARKVILVPESAHGTNPATAAFAGYAVEGIPANAEGRVDLDALQARLGPDVAAVMITNPNTCGLFERDMKAISDAVHAAGAFVYCDGANFNAIVGRVRPGDLGVDAMHINLHKTFSTPHGGGGPGSGPVVLSEALAPYGPLPFVARMADGHYRLIEEETADEEHPASFGRMCAFHGQMGMFTRALAYILSHGADGLRQASGDAVLNANYLLHRLKDVLHAPFGETGPCMHEALFSDAGFADGISTLDVAKALIDEGFHPMTMYFPLVVHGAMLIEPTECESKATLDQFADALHSIARHAKLGDPALRQAPIHAPRTRLDEAQAARSPRLVWKEPA, encoded by the coding sequence ATGAACCTCAATCCCTCGGGCTGGCGTCCGGCCGCCGTGGCGCCCTCTTCTGTCACGGCAGCCGGCACACTTACCGGCAACCGCGCGTTGCAACTCGAAGAAAAGCTGATCTTCGAGATCGGCGACGGCGAGACCTGCGGGGTCGATTTCCCCGAAATGGAGGCGGCCCCGGAAAGCCGCCTCGGCGTTTTCGCGCGCTCGGCGCCGATCGGCCTTGCCGGCCTGTCCGAGCCCGAGACGGTGCGCCACTATACCCGCCTGAGCCGCCAGAACTACGCGATCGACTGCGGCATCTTCCCGCTCGGCTCCTGCACGATGAAGCACAATCCGCGGCTGAACGAGAAGGTCGCGCGGATGCCCGGCTTCGCCGAGGTGCATCCGCTGCAGCCGCAGGAGACGGTTCAGGGCGCGCTCGCGGTGATCCACGAGCTGGCCGAATGGCTGATCGCGCTGACCGGCATGCACGGCGTCGCGATGACGCCCAAGGCCGGCGCGCATGGCGAGTTGTGCGGCATCCTGTGCATCCGGGCAGCGCTGGAAGCGCGCGGCGATGCGCGCAAGGTCATCCTGGTTCCGGAAAGCGCCCACGGCACCAATCCGGCGACTGCAGCCTTCGCCGGCTATGCGGTCGAGGGGATCCCGGCCAATGCCGAGGGCCGGGTCGATCTGGATGCGCTGCAGGCGCGGCTGGGTCCGGACGTCGCGGCGGTGATGATCACCAATCCCAACACCTGCGGCCTGTTCGAACGCGACATGAAGGCGATCTCGGACGCGGTCCACGCGGCCGGCGCCTTTGTCTATTGCGACGGGGCCAACTTCAACGCGATCGTCGGGCGGGTCCGCCCCGGCGATCTCGGCGTCGATGCGATGCACATCAACCTGCACAAGACCTTCTCGACCCCGCACGGCGGCGGCGGGCCGGGCTCGGGGCCGGTGGTGCTCTCCGAAGCGCTCGCGCCCTACGGCCCGCTGCCGTTCGTCGCGCGGATGGCCGATGGGCATTACCGCCTGATCGAGGAAGAGACCGCGGACGAGGAGCACCCCGCCAGCTTCGGGCGGATGTGCGCGTTCCACGGCCAGATGGGCATGTTCACCCGCGCGCTCGCCTATATCCTCAGCCACGGCGCCGACGGGCTGCGGCAGGCATCGGGCGATGCGGTGCTCAACGCGAATTATCTGCTGCACCGGCTCAAGGACGTGCTCCACGCGCCGTTCGGCGAAACCGGGCCCTGCATGCACGAGGCGCTGTTCAGCGACGCGGGCTTCGCGGACGGCATCTCGACGCTCGACGTCGCGAAGGCGCTGATCGACGAGGGCTTCCATCCGATGACGATGTATTTCCCGCTCGTCGTCCACGGCGCGATGCTGATCGAGCCGACCGAGTGCGAAAGCAAGGCGACCCTCGACCAGTTCGCCGACGCGCTCCACTCGATCGCCCGCCATGCAAAGCTCGGCGACCCGGCGCTGCGCCAGGCGCCGATCCATGCGCCGCGCACCCGGCTCGACGAGGCGCAGGCCGCACGGTCGCCCAGGCTCGTGTGGAAGGAGCCGGCATGA
- a CDS encoding RNA polymerase sigma factor: protein MADGNARIGELAVSSELLLSSFRDHRPALLRFLTGRLGCRSTAEDLAQEAFLRFFGTGGTIRNPRALLFEIAGNLALDHRRVQSRRAEILREAHHILWHEADEITPERDAGARQEIAVLAAAAETLAPVARRVFYLTYYEGLNQQEVGRALGVSRTTVRKHLRRVLACLAEAAAGLSPGE, encoded by the coding sequence ATGGCGGACGGGAATGCACGGATCGGGGAATTGGCGGTCTCGTCCGAATTGCTGCTGAGCAGCTTCCGCGACCATCGCCCCGCGCTGTTGCGCTTCCTCACCGGCCGGCTCGGCTGCCGCAGCACCGCCGAGGATCTGGCGCAGGAGGCGTTCCTGCGGTTTTTCGGCACCGGCGGGACGATCCGCAATCCGCGCGCGCTGCTGTTCGAGATTGCCGGCAACCTCGCGCTCGACCATCGCCGCGTGCAGAGCCGCCGGGCCGAGATCCTGCGCGAGGCGCATCACATATTGTGGCACGAGGCGGACGAGATCACGCCCGAACGCGACGCCGGCGCGCGGCAGGAGATCGCGGTGCTGGCCGCGGCGGCCGAAACACTTGCGCCGGTCGCCCGGCGGGTCTTCTATCTGACCTATTATGAAGGGCTCAACCAGCAGGAGGTCGGCCGGGCGCTCGGCGTCTCGCGCACCACGGTCAGGAAGCACCTCCGGCGCGTGCTCGCCTGCCTGGCCGAAGCTGCCGCCGGCCTTTCTCCCGGGGAATGA
- a CDS encoding FecR domain-containing protein gives MDETAPSSPRASRGIERAASRWLARQSLGTLGEDERAEFEDWLCRDPAHFDAFERLSGTLSALDGSAAVVREADRRARTAARKNSVRRTGAALTLACLALAGTLAATDFRAEFADLKTGRGERRAIALADGSRLVLDADSAADIDYGTGERRIALLRGRLHVEVRHGDARPFRVAALGGVAQDVGTGFDVSLQGDGALAVVTQGEILARSGGRDLPLHKDQAARWSADGAPRPLFEPPLAEASAWRYGRLVFDERPFSEVLGTLDRYAGKPIWLWNRAAAGRKVSGVVRAEGVDASLASLVRAQGLKVRNIGVAWVVY, from the coding sequence ATGGACGAAACCGCTCCCTCCTCTCCCCGTGCGAGCCGCGGCATCGAGCGCGCCGCGTCGCGCTGGCTCGCGCGGCAGTCGCTCGGCACGCTGGGCGAGGACGAGCGCGCGGAATTCGAAGATTGGCTCTGCCGCGATCCGGCCCATTTCGACGCCTTCGAGCGGCTGTCCGGCACGCTTTCGGCGCTCGACGGCAGTGCCGCGGTGGTGCGCGAGGCCGATCGCCGTGCGCGGACGGCGGCGCGGAAGAACAGCGTGCGACGGACCGGGGCGGCGCTGACCCTCGCGTGCCTTGCGCTGGCCGGGACGCTGGCGGCAACCGATTTCCGCGCCGAGTTCGCCGATCTCAAGACCGGGCGCGGCGAGCGGCGCGCGATCGCGCTGGCCGACGGCAGCCGGCTGGTGCTCGACGCGGACAGCGCGGCGGATATCGATTACGGCACCGGCGAACGCCGGATCGCGCTGCTGCGCGGGCGCCTCCATGTCGAGGTGAGGCACGGCGACGCGCGCCCGTTCCGGGTCGCCGCGCTCGGCGGCGTGGCGCAGGATGTCGGCACCGGCTTCGATGTGTCCCTGCAGGGTGACGGCGCGCTGGCGGTGGTCACCCAGGGCGAGATCCTCGCCCGCAGCGGCGGACGCGACCTGCCCCTGCACAAGGACCAGGCCGCGCGCTGGAGCGCGGACGGCGCGCCCCGCCCGCTGTTCGAACCGCCTTTGGCCGAGGCCTCCGCCTGGCGTTACGGCCGGCTGGTGTTCGACGAGCGGCCGTTCAGCGAAGTGCTCGGCACGCTCGATCGCTATGCCGGCAAGCCGATCTGGCTGTGGAACCGCGCCGCCGCCGGGCGCAAGGTCAGCGGCGTGGTCCGGGCCGAAGGGGTCGACGCCAGCCTCGCCTCGCTGGTCCGCGCACAGGGGCTGAAGGTGCGGAACATCGGCGTGGCGTGGGTGGTGTATTGA
- a CDS encoding TonB-dependent receptor, producing the protein MRNTRLGKVFLARVLTGTAIATGTSLALAAPAFAQGGEVSLNVKAGPLSTALNDFASQTGYQLLYPSDLVAGKTSGGASGAQSVSDGLRRVLAGTGLGFTLLDGKTIQISAPNTGDGEVVTGAVNVEGVQGSPWFGGAGQAAGVNGVNGSRDITATEGTGSFTSGALTIGSKVPQALKDLPQTISVLTDERLKQQNVTDFTTAMRQLPGVTLVQGATGLENTFYSRGYAVTSIQVDGGAPLSTLHGFYPQIDMAQYDHVEMLRGATGTFSGYGTPSGSVNLVRKKPLDHSQFSIEAQAGSWQNYRIVADATSPLALDGKLRGRLVMTYQDNHYFYDTAKNNKTLIYGVTELDATPTTLVTAGISYTRQNAVPWYGGMPRYQNGDDLELPRNTSFVFPWNRWDFDTTELFGGIRQKIGSEWTANLDVTRNRQTSFQELGTSNGTVNPLSGAGPTLSGVYNNYSSTQLSTEATLTGAFTVFGQHQEVTFGVNRVDTDGGGQILYRPLITGTLTQPYVPYPGGPAYYSGSPNGSAPAINVFDFDPNNPLYTEPRAPLASGRRLSSGTVQSVAYMNLRLTAFDRLHLTTGLRWSRYAYKQSTVSLCYSIPTSGTPSDFNCVGRQIGDEYSPNQSNFNDTDISWPPSGSLSYDITNQLTGYVGYTDIYESQPDTLDGDLNPVHPVTGSNIEAGLKWAARGGRLNISIAAYRIREKGFAQFDQSRVVVDEITGETFVLANKGNRILGGTVDANHACCFYSDPNQTNKSDGIDFDATGEIRPGWQFSASYSYNRNKYDGSTTGANEGLPLVTIAPRHIYKLWTSFDFEAAGAAGWLSGLTLSGGLNGQSAGYRSGTTCINLNPPNSMGISTCKSSGKPDTVPFQYWVYAYAIVSGRIDYRFSDKWSLAVNLDNILDKTYYTNDGISGGNWYGAPRSFTATLRAKW; encoded by the coding sequence ATGAGGAATACCCGGTTGGGGAAAGTCTTCCTTGCGCGCGTGCTCACGGGAACCGCGATCGCGACAGGGACGAGCCTGGCGCTGGCCGCGCCCGCATTCGCACAGGGGGGCGAGGTTTCGCTGAACGTAAAGGCGGGGCCGCTTTCCACCGCGCTCAACGATTTCGCCAGCCAGACCGGATACCAGCTGCTTTATCCGAGCGACCTCGTCGCCGGAAAGACCAGCGGCGGCGCGAGCGGCGCGCAGAGCGTGAGCGACGGGCTCCGCCGGGTGCTGGCGGGAACCGGGCTGGGGTTCACGCTGCTGGACGGGAAGACGATCCAGATTTCGGCGCCGAACACGGGTGACGGCGAAGTGGTGACCGGCGCGGTGAATGTCGAAGGCGTGCAGGGTTCACCCTGGTTCGGCGGCGCCGGACAGGCGGCAGGGGTAAACGGGGTGAACGGCTCGCGCGACATCACGGCCACCGAGGGGACCGGGAGCTTTACCAGCGGAGCGCTGACGATCGGGAGCAAGGTGCCTCAAGCGCTCAAGGATCTGCCGCAGACGATTTCGGTGCTGACCGACGAGCGGCTGAAGCAGCAGAACGTCACCGATTTCACCACTGCCATGCGGCAGCTTCCGGGGGTCACCCTGGTCCAGGGCGCCACCGGCCTCGAAAATACATTCTACTCGCGCGGCTACGCGGTGACGAGCATCCAGGTCGATGGCGGAGCCCCGCTCAGCACCTTGCACGGCTTCTATCCGCAGATCGACATGGCGCAGTACGATCACGTCGAGATGCTGCGCGGCGCGACCGGCACGTTCAGCGGTTACGGCACGCCTTCGGGTTCGGTGAACCTTGTGCGTAAGAAACCGCTGGACCATTCGCAGTTCTCGATCGAGGCCCAGGCCGGCAGCTGGCAGAACTATCGCATCGTTGCGGACGCCACCTCCCCCCTCGCGCTCGACGGCAAGCTGCGCGGCCGGCTGGTGATGACCTATCAGGACAATCACTATTTCTACGACACCGCCAAGAACAACAAGACGCTGATCTACGGCGTCACCGAACTGGACGCCACGCCGACCACACTCGTCACCGCCGGGATCAGCTATACGCGGCAGAACGCCGTGCCGTGGTACGGCGGGATGCCACGCTACCAGAACGGTGATGATCTCGAGCTGCCGCGCAACACCTCGTTCGTATTCCCGTGGAACCGCTGGGATTTCGATACGACCGAGCTGTTCGGCGGCATCCGCCAGAAGATCGGCAGCGAATGGACGGCCAATCTGGACGTCACGCGCAACCGCCAGACCAGCTTCCAGGAGCTTGGCACCAGCAACGGTACGGTCAATCCGCTAAGCGGCGCCGGGCCCACTCTGAGCGGGGTGTACAATAACTATTCGAGCACCCAGCTTTCCACCGAAGCCACGCTGACGGGGGCGTTCACGGTGTTCGGCCAGCACCAGGAAGTGACCTTCGGGGTCAACCGCGTCGATACCGATGGCGGCGGCCAGATCCTGTATCGACCGCTGATCACCGGCACTTTAACCCAGCCCTATGTCCCCTATCCCGGCGGACCGGCCTATTATAGCGGGTCACCCAACGGCAGCGCGCCGGCCATCAATGTATTCGACTTCGATCCCAACAATCCTCTTTACACCGAGCCGCGCGCTCCGCTGGCGTCCGGCCGCCGTTTATCATCGGGGACGGTCCAGTCGGTCGCCTATATGAACCTGCGCCTCACCGCCTTCGATCGGTTGCACCTGACGACCGGCCTGCGCTGGTCTCGTTATGCGTACAAACAATCTACCGTGAGTTTGTGCTACAGTATCCCGACCAGCGGCACTCCCAGCGATTTTAATTGCGTCGGGCGCCAAATCGGCGACGAATATTCGCCCAACCAGTCGAATTTCAACGACACGGACATCAGCTGGCCGCCATCGGGCAGCCTGTCCTACGACATCACCAACCAGCTGACCGGTTATGTCGGTTATACCGACATCTACGAAAGCCAGCCGGATACGCTGGACGGCGATCTGAACCCGGTCCATCCAGTCACCGGATCGAACATCGAGGCTGGGCTCAAATGGGCGGCGCGAGGCGGCCGGCTGAATATTTCCATCGCCGCCTACAGGATCCGGGAGAAGGGCTTCGCCCAGTTCGACCAAAGCCGGGTAGTGGTGGACGAGATAACAGGCGAAACCTTCGTGCTCGCCAACAAGGGTAACCGCATCCTCGGCGGGACGGTCGATGCCAACCACGCGTGCTGCTTCTACAGCGATCCCAACCAGACCAACAAAAGCGACGGGATAGATTTCGACGCGACGGGCGAAATCCGTCCCGGCTGGCAGTTCTCGGCCAGCTACAGCTACAACCGCAACAAATACGATGGCAGCACCACCGGCGCGAACGAGGGCCTGCCACTGGTCACCATCGCGCCTCGCCATATCTACAAGCTGTGGACCAGCTTCGATTTCGAAGCAGCCGGAGCGGCGGGCTGGCTGTCCGGCCTCACCCTTTCGGGTGGCCTGAATGGGCAATCGGCGGGCTATCGTTCGGGAACGACCTGCATAAACCTCAATCCTCCGAACTCGATGGGCATCAGCACCTGCAAGTCGTCGGGCAAGCCCGACACGGTGCCGTTCCAATATTGGGTCTATGCCTATGCGATCGTGTCCGGGCGGATCGACTATCGTTTTTCGGACAAATGGTCGCTCGCGGTCAATCTGGATAACATCCTCGACAAGACCTACTACACCAATGACGGCATCTCCGGCGGCAACTGGTACGGCGCCCCGCGCAGCTTCACCGCCACGCTCCGCGCGAAGTGGTGA
- the gcvH gene encoding glycine cleavage system protein GcvH, whose translation MTRYYTEDHEWIEVEGDVATVGITDHAQSQLGDLVFVEVPKPGTELKKGGEAAVVESVKAASDVFSPVGGRVIEGNQTIEGDPAMVNSDPEGAGWFFRLTIADPAELDGLMDGAAYAELLAGIG comes from the coding sequence ATGACGCGCTATTATACCGAAGACCACGAGTGGATCGAAGTCGAGGGCGACGTCGCCACGGTCGGGATCACCGATCACGCCCAGTCGCAACTGGGAGATCTGGTGTTCGTCGAGGTCCCGAAGCCCGGAACCGAACTGAAGAAGGGCGGCGAGGCGGCGGTGGTTGAATCCGTCAAAGCGGCATCCGACGTGTTCTCGCCGGTCGGGGGCAGGGTGATCGAAGGCAATCAGACGATTGAAGGCGATCCGGCGATGGTCAATTCCGATCCCGAGGGCGCCGGCTGGTTCTTCCGCCTGACGATTGCCGATCCGGCCGAACTGGACGGATTGATGGACGGCGCGGCCTATGCCGAGCTGCTGGCCGGGATCGGCTGA